The following proteins are encoded in a genomic region of Spirosoma sp. SC4-14:
- a CDS encoding DPP IV N-terminal domain-containing protein — protein MRTSTTTVLLGLFLTASLSLWAQSAAPTPKFAFAEPSLSPDGSEVAFVSGGDIWTVPATGGEARLLVSHPDNESRPLYSPNGKQLAFISSRTGNGDVYLLTIETGAIKRLTYDDGAEVLNGWSPDGKMVYFQSTSHDISGMNDIYRVAITGGTPMAVTADRYANEFYGMPSPDGKILAFSARGIASSQWWRKGHSHLDETEIWLYHLDAKKAGTAYERLTERGAKELWPMWAPDGKTLYYISDRAQAQNLWSLQLGGKPVMLTNFTNGRVLWPSIGYDGKTIVFERDFQIWKYDVTSRQAVPISIRLRGVAASPAVEHIKQSNQFRELALSPDGKKVAFVAHGEVFAASTKDGGDATRISHSAANETQPVWSPNSRALVYVSTRDGVAHLYHYDFTTRNETRLTDGSLDDGSPVFSPDGKSLAFVRNGQELHVLDVATKKDRLLKKAYLGRPPFGSNGSVVWSPDGKWIAFASYGTKTFRNISVIPAAGGESKPVSFLANTFGGNVSWSPDGKYILFGTTQRTETAQIARVDLVPRSPKFREDQFRDLFNEEVPKTLKPAPTTPALAKTTPRDTTARALGDTAKLSKGGVTKIVFDDIRQRLSLLPVGVDVDAHSISKDGKTLLLIATVAGQQNLYTYSLDELGRDQSVARQLTSTPGNKNNAQFSPDGKEVYYLDQGRIQSITLDKREPKPLNVTAEMDVDFGDEKIQVFHQAWDIQHKGFYDSTFHGADWKAVRAEYEPLAAGARTPDELRRLISLMLGELNASHSGISAPAGSAQTNTGRIGLHFDRAEYESKGRLKITEVVTLSPAALAGTIKPGDYLLAVDDTKITDATNLDQLLENQINRRISLTIASTADGTPREVIVRPVNLATEKGLLYKQWVEQQRQYVDKASGGRLGYVHMYDMSANSLAQLSIDLDVDNHSREGVIVDVRNNNGGFVNAYALDVFTRKGYMTMTSRGLPSAPARTQLGQRALERPTILVTNQHSLSDAEDFTEGYRTLKVGKVVGEPTAGWIIYTSAAQLIDGSNLRLPFSRITDNTGKNMELAPRPVDIAVTRPMGESYTEKNVQLATAVAELLKELDNAKTSKISSGK, from the coding sequence ATGCGCACTTCTACAACAACGGTGCTGTTGGGCCTTTTCCTGACGGCATCCCTGTCTCTTTGGGCCCAATCGGCAGCACCGACTCCCAAATTTGCTTTTGCCGAACCCAGTTTGTCGCCCGATGGTTCGGAGGTGGCTTTTGTATCGGGTGGCGACATCTGGACGGTGCCCGCCACTGGCGGAGAAGCCCGGCTACTGGTATCGCACCCCGACAACGAATCACGGCCGCTTTACTCGCCCAATGGGAAACAACTGGCTTTTATTTCGTCCCGGACGGGTAATGGCGATGTGTATCTGTTAACTATCGAAACGGGAGCTATTAAGCGACTGACCTACGACGATGGTGCCGAAGTACTGAATGGTTGGTCGCCCGATGGTAAGATGGTCTATTTTCAGTCGACCAGCCACGACATTTCGGGCATGAACGACATCTACCGCGTTGCGATCACAGGCGGCACACCAATGGCTGTTACGGCCGACCGCTATGCCAACGAGTTTTATGGAATGCCTTCGCCCGATGGAAAAATACTGGCCTTTTCGGCGCGGGGCATCGCATCGAGCCAGTGGTGGCGCAAAGGACATAGTCATCTCGACGAAACTGAAATCTGGCTGTATCATCTGGATGCAAAAAAAGCCGGAACCGCCTATGAGCGATTGACTGAACGTGGAGCAAAGGAGCTATGGCCAATGTGGGCACCCGATGGTAAAACGCTCTACTATATATCGGACCGGGCGCAGGCGCAAAATCTCTGGTCGTTGCAACTCGGCGGAAAACCGGTCATGCTAACCAATTTTACCAACGGTCGGGTACTATGGCCATCAATTGGCTACGACGGTAAAACAATCGTATTTGAGCGTGATTTTCAGATCTGGAAATACGATGTTACCAGCCGTCAGGCCGTACCTATATCAATTCGGTTGCGGGGCGTTGCCGCCAGTCCGGCGGTTGAACACATCAAACAGTCGAATCAGTTTCGCGAACTGGCACTATCGCCCGATGGAAAAAAAGTAGCGTTTGTGGCACACGGTGAGGTTTTTGCAGCTTCCACTAAAGATGGTGGCGATGCTACGCGGATTAGCCATAGTGCCGCAAACGAAACGCAGCCTGTCTGGTCCCCCAACAGTCGGGCACTGGTATACGTATCCACACGCGATGGCGTAGCTCATCTATATCATTACGATTTTACTACCCGCAACGAAACCCGCCTGACCGATGGTTCGCTGGACGATGGTTCACCCGTGTTTTCGCCCGATGGAAAATCGCTGGCATTTGTTCGGAATGGGCAGGAGCTGCACGTACTGGACGTGGCGACCAAAAAAGACCGGCTCCTGAAAAAGGCATATCTGGGTCGTCCGCCATTTGGGTCGAATGGCTCGGTTGTTTGGTCGCCCGATGGAAAGTGGATTGCATTTGCCTCGTATGGCACTAAAACGTTCCGTAATATTTCGGTGATTCCGGCGGCTGGCGGTGAGAGTAAGCCCGTAAGTTTTCTGGCCAATACCTTTGGGGGAAATGTAAGCTGGAGCCCCGATGGCAAGTACATTTTGTTCGGCACTACCCAGCGTACCGAAACGGCGCAGATTGCCCGTGTCGATCTGGTGCCTCGTTCGCCCAAATTCCGCGAAGATCAGTTCCGCGATCTGTTCAATGAAGAAGTACCAAAAACGCTGAAGCCTGCTCCAACAACGCCCGCACTTGCCAAAACGACTCCTCGTGATACAACCGCCAGGGCATTGGGCGATACGGCAAAGCTGAGCAAAGGCGGTGTTACAAAAATTGTCTTTGACGACATTCGCCAGCGGTTGAGTTTGCTGCCTGTTGGTGTTGATGTTGATGCCCATTCGATCAGTAAAGACGGCAAAACTTTATTGTTGATTGCAACCGTGGCTGGTCAGCAAAACCTATATACTTATTCGCTCGATGAGTTAGGCCGCGACCAGAGTGTAGCCCGGCAATTAACCTCTACACCCGGCAATAAAAACAATGCGCAGTTCTCACCCGATGGCAAGGAAGTTTACTATCTGGACCAGGGACGTATTCAGTCGATAACACTAGACAAACGGGAACCAAAACCGCTCAATGTAACGGCTGAAATGGATGTGGATTTCGGGGACGAAAAAATTCAGGTGTTCCACCAGGCATGGGATATTCAGCATAAAGGGTTTTATGATTCCACGTTTCATGGTGCCGACTGGAAAGCCGTTCGGGCCGAGTATGAGCCGCTGGCAGCCGGTGCACGTACCCCCGACGAGTTACGTCGACTAATCAGCCTGATGCTTGGTGAACTGAACGCATCACACTCCGGCATTTCGGCTCCGGCGGGTTCTGCACAGACCAATACAGGACGAATTGGTCTGCATTTCGATCGCGCCGAATATGAAAGTAAGGGCCGACTGAAAATTACGGAGGTAGTGACATTAAGTCCGGCAGCGCTGGCGGGCACGATCAAACCTGGTGATTATTTGTTAGCCGTTGACGACACAAAAATTACGGATGCAACTAACCTCGACCAACTGCTCGAAAATCAGATTAATCGACGCATTTCGCTGACGATTGCATCAACGGCCGATGGCACCCCGCGCGAAGTAATTGTTCGGCCGGTGAATCTGGCGACCGAAAAAGGGTTGCTCTATAAACAGTGGGTAGAGCAGCAGCGGCAGTATGTCGATAAAGCCAGCGGTGGACGACTTGGCTATGTGCATATGTACGATATGTCGGCAAATTCGCTGGCGCAGTTGAGCATTGATCTGGACGTAGATAATCACAGTCGTGAAGGCGTGATTGTGGATGTACGAAACAACAATGGTGGGTTTGTGAATGCCTATGCGCTCGATGTCTTTACGCGCAAAGGCTATATGACCATGACATCGCGCGGCCTGCCATCGGCACCAGCCCGAACACAATTAGGGCAGCGGGCACTGGAACGGCCAACGATTCTGGTAACGAATCAGCATTCGCTTTCCGATGCCGAAGATTTTACGGAAGGGTATCGCACGCTCAAGGTTGGTAAAGTAGTTGGCGAACCTACCGCTGGCTGGATTATTTATACCTCGGCTGCGCAACTCATTGACGGATCTAACCTGCGCTTGCCTTTCTCGCGAATTACCGACAATACGGGCAAAAATATGGAATTGGCTCCACGGCCAGTCGATATTGCCGTTACCCGGCCTATGGGCGAAAGCTATACCGAAAAAAATGTGCAGCTAGCTACGGCGGTTGCTGAGTTGCTGAAGGAGTTAGACAACGCCAAAACGTCGAAAATCAGTAGTGGAAAGTAG
- a CDS encoding DUF1080 domain-containing protein gives MKHLLAIGLVLTTLAFTAPTKTIKLFNGKDLTGWKIYGTEKWYVDGGELICESGPDKGYGYLATEKFYKNFDLTLEFKQEANGNSGVFFRSTIEGTKISGWQVEVAPPNHDTGGIYESYGRGWLVQIPDEKENILKPEEWNKMRIRVEGDHVQTFLNGQPMVDMHDEKIGAANGSIALQIHDGGGIKVRWRNLKLQTL, from the coding sequence ATGAAACACCTGCTGGCCATTGGGCTGGTGTTAACAACACTGGCTTTTACGGCTCCTACCAAAACCATTAAGCTTTTTAACGGAAAAGATCTTACCGGCTGGAAAATCTACGGTACCGAAAAATGGTATGTCGATGGTGGCGAACTGATTTGCGAAAGCGGCCCCGACAAAGGATATGGTTATCTGGCAACCGAAAAATTCTATAAAAACTTTGACCTGACGCTGGAGTTCAAGCAGGAAGCCAATGGCAACAGCGGAGTTTTCTTCCGGTCAACGATTGAAGGAACGAAAATAAGCGGCTGGCAGGTAGAAGTAGCTCCTCCCAACCACGACACGGGTGGTATCTACGAATCATATGGCCGGGGCTGGCTGGTTCAGATTCCCGACGAAAAAGAGAACATTCTGAAGCCCGAAGAATGGAACAAAATGCGCATCCGGGTCGAGGGCGACCATGTGCAGACGTTCCTGAACGGGCAGCCAATGGTTGATATGCACGACGAAAAAATTGGAGCGGCCAATGGTTCCATTGCCCTGCAAATTCACGACGGGGGCGGCATTAAAGTCCGCTGGCGCAATCTGAAGCTACAGACCTTATAA
- a CDS encoding lactonase family protein — translation MNKLLTGVLIGLSIAAQAQSGKEIMYIGTYSLRGSEGIYVFEFDRKAGTMHQIQAVSNAKSPSFLALHPSGNYLYSVNEGADKSGGVSSYRVDKATGKLQYMNGQSSLGAGPCHVSVDHTGKTAFVSNYGGGSLAVLPIEADGKLGAPTDSVQDVGSGPNKQRQEKAHVHSATLAPDNRFVYVADLGTDKLNIFEINTKASTVKPASTPYASVKPGSGPRHLAFHPNGKYAYLVEEMISSVASFSRNPKTGALTLIQDGVKTLPADFTGQNTSADIHIDPSGKFLYQSNRGYNGLAIFSIGNDGKLTKIGDQPTEGKTPRNFLIDPKGEYVFVAHQDTDNITIFKRDQKTGKLTYTGQSVKVPAPVCVIMANR, via the coding sequence ATGAACAAATTACTCACGGGAGTTTTAATAGGCTTAAGTATAGCGGCACAGGCGCAGTCGGGCAAAGAAATTATGTATATCGGTACGTATTCACTTCGTGGGAGCGAAGGCATTTATGTCTTCGAGTTTGACCGGAAAGCGGGGACAATGCACCAGATACAGGCCGTTTCCAATGCCAAGAGTCCATCATTTCTGGCCTTGCATCCGTCGGGCAACTACCTCTATTCGGTAAACGAAGGGGCCGACAAATCAGGCGGAGTTAGCTCCTATCGCGTCGATAAAGCTACGGGCAAGTTGCAGTACATGAACGGGCAGTCGTCGCTGGGCGCAGGGCCTTGCCATGTCAGTGTCGATCATACGGGCAAAACGGCTTTTGTATCGAACTATGGCGGTGGAAGTCTGGCCGTGTTGCCTATCGAGGCCGATGGTAAGTTAGGCGCACCGACCGATAGTGTTCAGGACGTAGGGTCGGGACCGAACAAACAGCGGCAGGAAAAAGCACACGTTCATTCGGCAACGCTGGCACCCGATAATCGGTTTGTGTATGTCGCTGACCTGGGTACGGACAAGCTGAATATTTTTGAGATAAACACCAAAGCCAGTACCGTAAAACCTGCTTCAACGCCTTATGCGAGCGTAAAACCAGGCTCGGGGCCCCGGCATCTTGCCTTTCATCCGAACGGAAAATATGCGTATCTGGTCGAAGAAATGATCTCATCGGTAGCTTCGTTTTCGCGGAACCCCAAAACCGGTGCGCTGACACTTATTCAGGACGGGGTTAAAACGTTGCCTGCCGATTTTACGGGACAGAATACCAGCGCCGATATTCATATTGACCCAAGCGGCAAGTTTCTGTATCAGTCGAATCGGGGTTATAATGGGCTGGCTATTTTTTCGATTGGTAATGATGGCAAACTGACCAAAATTGGCGATCAGCCAACCGAAGGGAAAACACCGCGTAACTTTCTGATCGATCCAAAAGGCGAATATGTATTTGTTGCTCATCAGGATACCGACAACATTACCATTTTTAAGCGCGATCAAAAAACCGGTAAACTGACCTATACCGGCCAGTCGGTGAAAGTACCGGCACCCGTTTGCGTCATTATGGCCAATCGGTAG
- a CDS encoding aldo/keto reductase, protein MNYRSLKKTNFKISEISFGCMSISADNSENIALLQRAFDAGITLFDTADLYDQGENERIVGRAFAGIRQQVILATKVGNQWRTDGSGWDWNPTKAYILQAADESLKRLQTDYIDLYQLHGGTLDDPIDETIEAFEVLKQQGKIREYGISSIRPSVIREWTIRSNMVTVMMQYSLLDRRPEESCLELLQQNDIGVLTRGSLAKGMLVNKPAVPYLTYSADQVKTAAQAVAATSTANRSATATAIQFALYQPAVASAVVGIRTDSQLVEAVASNNSPALSQAEWEYLNEAIPVNYYNQHR, encoded by the coding sequence ATGAATTATAGATCATTAAAAAAGACAAATTTCAAAATTAGTGAAATAAGTTTTGGCTGCATGTCGATAAGTGCCGATAATAGTGAAAATATAGCGTTATTACAGAGAGCATTTGATGCAGGCATAACCCTGTTTGATACTGCTGACTTATACGACCAGGGTGAGAATGAACGAATTGTTGGCCGGGCGTTCGCGGGAATACGTCAGCAGGTTATTTTGGCCACAAAGGTTGGCAACCAATGGCGAACCGATGGCTCTGGCTGGGACTGGAATCCCACGAAAGCTTATATCCTTCAGGCTGCTGACGAAAGCCTGAAGCGTTTGCAAACAGATTATATTGACCTCTACCAACTTCACGGGGGCACACTCGATGATCCAATCGATGAAACGATCGAAGCGTTCGAGGTGCTCAAACAACAGGGTAAAATTCGCGAATATGGAATTTCGTCGATTCGGCCATCGGTTATCCGGGAATGGACTATTCGGTCAAATATGGTTACGGTGATGATGCAGTATAGTTTGCTCGACCGTCGGCCCGAAGAATCGTGTCTGGAGTTGCTGCAGCAAAACGATATTGGTGTGCTGACGCGGGGAAGCCTGGCAAAAGGAATGCTGGTTAACAAACCAGCCGTGCCGTATTTGACTTATAGTGCCGATCAGGTAAAAACGGCCGCCCAGGCGGTTGCGGCTACTTCCACGGCTAACCGAAGTGCAACGGCAACCGCTATTCAGTTTGCGCTTTATCAGCCTGCCGTTGCATCGGCCGTAGTTGGCATCCGAACCGATTCGCAATTGGTCGAAGCCGTAGCGAGTAACAATAGTCCGGCCTTATCGCAGGCCGAGTGGGAGTACCTTAATGAGGCCATTCCCGTCAACTACTACAATCAACATCGGTAG
- a CDS encoding OmpA family protein, which translates to MKRVLIVFAAVAMLSSCNSKKRLAEIKALQEARDKAVASLNDCDQRTADLRSQLSAKDNDLQGKDKQLGDLQAQIDYLKKTNTNLLDRMSDLSIVSKAGAESIKKSLETLNEQTKYTNNLNASIQRKDSLNLALVMSLKRSLDDINDQDVQVEVKKGVVYVSLSDKLLFKSGSYEVLPAAEVVLGKVAKVVNDHKDLDILVEGHTDTVPISTASIKDNWDLSALRATSVVRTLQNKFSVAPERLTAGGRSEFAPKDDNGTAVGRQQNRRTEIIITPKLDQFFNLLSSGQAGGSK; encoded by the coding sequence ATGAAACGTGTTCTTATTGTTTTCGCAGCTGTCGCCATGCTTTCTTCGTGTAATAGCAAGAAGCGGCTTGCAGAAATCAAAGCCCTCCAGGAAGCCCGCGACAAAGCTGTTGCCTCACTAAATGATTGCGACCAGCGTACCGCTGATTTGCGTTCGCAATTATCTGCAAAAGACAACGATCTGCAAGGAAAAGATAAACAACTGGGCGATTTACAAGCTCAGATTGACTATCTGAAAAAGACCAATACCAACCTGCTGGATCGGATGTCGGATCTGTCTATTGTCAGCAAAGCTGGTGCCGAGAGCATTAAGAAATCGCTGGAAACGCTGAACGAACAAACGAAATATACGAATAACCTGAATGCCTCTATCCAGCGCAAAGATTCGCTGAACCTGGCTCTGGTTATGAGTCTGAAACGGTCGCTCGATGATATCAATGATCAGGATGTTCAGGTAGAAGTGAAGAAAGGTGTTGTTTACGTTTCTCTGTCCGACAAACTTCTGTTCAAATCAGGTAGCTACGAAGTGTTGCCAGCCGCCGAAGTTGTACTGGGCAAAGTCGCTAAAGTAGTAAACGACCACAAAGACCTCGATATTCTGGTAGAAGGCCATACGGATACTGTACCCATTTCAACTGCTTCGATCAAAGACAACTGGGATTTGAGCGCACTGCGGGCTACATCGGTTGTTCGGACTCTGCAAAACAAATTTTCGGTTGCGCCTGAGCGCCTAACAGCCGGTGGCCGTTCAGAGTTCGCTCCCAAAGACGATAACGGAACAGCCGTAGGCCGTCAGCAGAACCGCCGTACTGAAATTATCATCACGCCAAAACTCGACCAATTCTTCAATTTGCTGTCGAGCGGTCAGGCGGGTGGTAGCAAATAA
- a CDS encoding aldose 1-epimerase family protein, with protein sequence MTTLENDHLRISVRPKGAELTSIFHKPTAIEHLWQADPTVWGWHAPNLFPVVGGCLNNQLLVNGKTYPIERHGFARQSIFDTTESSASHAVFSLRSTDVTRVHFPFEFEFQIIYELNGSSLNITYRVVNEDDQVVFFSVGAHPAFAVPFYAGEDYEDYFIEFEKTEPLETHMLSGSGYFTGETHPIFTDGNRLPLTKHLFDQDALVFKTLESRRATIRSKKNKHTVIVDYPDFPYLGIWAKPKAPFVCIEPWLGCADSEGRQKPIQEKEAIQQVAQDHVFKATFTITIS encoded by the coding sequence ATGACAACTCTAGAGAACGACCACCTTCGCATCAGCGTCCGGCCTAAAGGGGCTGAACTAACATCAATCTTTCATAAGCCAACGGCCATTGAACACCTCTGGCAGGCCGATCCGACCGTTTGGGGATGGCATGCTCCCAACCTGTTTCCGGTGGTGGGTGGGTGCCTGAATAATCAGTTGCTGGTTAATGGAAAAACGTATCCTATTGAACGACATGGCTTTGCGCGGCAATCGATTTTTGATACGACCGAATCCTCGGCCAGTCATGCTGTTTTTTCATTACGTTCTACCGATGTAACCCGAGTGCATTTTCCATTCGAGTTCGAATTCCAGATTATTTATGAGCTCAATGGCTCTAGCCTGAATATTACGTACCGGGTAGTGAATGAAGATGATCAGGTCGTTTTCTTTTCGGTAGGAGCGCATCCCGCTTTTGCGGTGCCGTTCTATGCCGGAGAGGACTACGAAGATTATTTTATTGAATTTGAGAAAACAGAACCCCTTGAAACGCATATGCTCTCAGGGTCAGGTTATTTTACTGGCGAAACTCACCCCATTTTTACCGACGGGAATCGACTACCGCTAACAAAACATCTGTTCGATCAGGATGCTCTTGTATTCAAAACCCTCGAATCTCGCCGGGCAACTATCCGGAGCAAAAAAAATAAACATACCGTTATAGTCGACTATCCGGATTTTCCTTATCTGGGCATCTGGGCCAAGCCAAAAGCTCCCTTTGTATGCATTGAGCCATGGTTAGGCTGCGCCGACAGTGAAGGCAGGCAAAAACCTATTCAGGAAAAGGAAGCGATTCAGCAGGTGGCACAGGACCACGTCTTTAAAGCAACCTTTACGATCACTATTTCATAG
- the rpsG gene encoding 30S ribosomal protein S7 encodes MRKAKPPKRYVLPDPKYKEVLVTKFVNNLMYEGKKSLAYSIFYDALDVVAKRTNESGLDTWKKALNNVMPSVEVKSRRVGGATFQVPTEVRADRKVAVGMKWLIRYARSRGEKTMVDRLAAEIVAASKGEGAAVKKKDDTHRMAEANKAFSHFRF; translated from the coding sequence ATGAGAAAGGCGAAACCGCCCAAGCGTTACGTATTACCAGACCCTAAATATAAAGAGGTCCTCGTAACCAAATTTGTAAACAATCTGATGTACGAAGGCAAAAAAAGCCTGGCGTACTCCATCTTCTACGATGCACTTGACGTGGTAGCAAAACGCACCAACGAAAGTGGTCTGGATACCTGGAAAAAGGCATTAAACAACGTAATGCCATCAGTTGAAGTAAAAAGCCGTCGCGTAGGGGGTGCTACCTTCCAGGTGCCAACCGAAGTACGGGCTGATCGGAAAGTCGCGGTAGGCATGAAATGGCTTATCCGATACGCTCGTTCGCGGGGTGAAAAAACAATGGTAGACCGGTTAGCAGCCGAAATCGTTGCAGCATCGAAAGGTGAAGGCGCGGCTGTGAAAAAGAAAGACGATACGCACCGCATGGCTGAAGCCAACAAGGCGTTTTCGCACTTCCGGTTCTAA
- the rpsL gene encoding 30S ribosomal protein S12, giving the protein MPTIQQLVRKGREKLEFKSKSPALDACPQRRGVCTRVYTTTPKKPNSALRKVARVRLTNGREVNAYIPGEGHNLQEHSIVLIRGGRVKDLPGVRYHIVRGALDTAGVNGRLQSRSKYGAKRPKPGQAPVKGGKGAPAKGKKK; this is encoded by the coding sequence ATGCCTACTATACAACAATTAGTGCGTAAAGGCCGCGAAAAGCTTGAATTCAAGTCGAAATCGCCGGCTCTTGACGCCTGCCCACAACGTCGGGGCGTGTGTACACGTGTGTACACCACGACGCCGAAGAAGCCAAACTCGGCTCTTCGTAAAGTTGCCCGGGTTCGTTTAACAAACGGCCGGGAAGTTAACGCCTATATTCCGGGCGAAGGTCACAACCTGCAGGAGCACTCAATCGTACTGATTCGTGGTGGTCGGGTAAAAGACTTGCCAGGGGTTCGTTATCACATTGTTCGGGGTGCTCTGGATACGGCGGGTGTAAACGGCCGTCTGCAAAGCCGCTCGAAATACGGTGCAAAACGGCCAAAACCAGGTCAGGCGCCAGTTAAAGGCGGCAAAGGTGCGCCAGCTAAAGGCAAGAAGAAGTAA
- a CDS encoding DUF3467 domain-containing protein, whose protein sequence is MTNPQQNPDGSIDVELSEEIAEGVYANLAMIAHSNSEFILDFIRLMPGVPKAKVKARIILTPEHAKRLLEALRENISRFEEAYGDINNPTDSFKFPGSGFSGPVGQA, encoded by the coding sequence ATGACTAATCCTCAACAAAACCCCGATGGTTCAATTGACGTTGAACTGAGTGAAGAAATTGCTGAAGGGGTATATGCCAATCTGGCTATGATTGCTCACTCGAACAGTGAGTTTATTCTCGACTTTATTCGATTAATGCCGGGTGTACCTAAAGCAAAGGTGAAAGCCCGTATTATACTGACCCCCGAACATGCGAAACGCCTTTTAGAGGCTTTACGGGAGAATATCAGCCGATTTGAAGAAGCCTACGGCGACATCAATAATCCGACAGACTCGTTCAAGTTTCCCGGTAGTGGCTTTAGCGGTCCGGTAGGGCAGGCATAA
- a CDS encoding OmpA family protein — protein MNVYGAIAASLIYVLSPGRINAQPRPDSTVSERKAENLGNQVNSEYNEINPLISPDGKRLYFARISHPNNTHGTKGSQDIWYSDLDAASGKWGPARRMGFPLNKDEYNCAYSITPDGNTMLIKGQYVNGNYETRGFSLSKKTASGWTPPQKIDIPGYVNMSKGQFDCGFMSADGKVLLMAFSEKKNSKEDDIYVSFRQKDGSWTKPMELGPEVNTKFTETTPFLAPDGATLYFSSNREGGLGSNDIYVTKRVDKTWKHWTKPVNLGPKVNTDGYDAYYTLAASGDYAYLTTFKNTIGKGDIVRVKLGDEQPTNQPGKLGGGEEVAGKADLTRPDPVALVSGKVIDQKTGKPIEARIVYQTLPDGAEVGEATSDPVTGEYKIVLPYGQKYSMRAIAKDFIAEGDNIDLTQTKGFQEIKGKELKLARIEPGAVIPLNNIFFDTGKSELRPESGPELDRLVVNLNENPKMVIEIQGHTDNTGSKEINAKLSQDRADAVREYFISKGIEPDRIGSKGFGEAKPVATNDTDEGRQKNRRVEFVIVKK, from the coding sequence ATGAATGTTTATGGTGCTATAGCCGCCAGTCTGATATACGTACTGAGTCCGGGTCGCATTAACGCCCAGCCTCGTCCAGATTCGACGGTATCGGAGCGGAAAGCCGAAAATTTGGGCAATCAGGTCAATTCGGAGTATAACGAAATTAATCCGTTGATTTCGCCCGACGGAAAGCGCCTGTATTTTGCCCGAATCAGCCACCCGAACAATACACACGGCACGAAAGGGAGCCAGGATATTTGGTATTCCGATCTGGATGCGGCTAGTGGTAAATGGGGCCCCGCCCGCCGAATGGGCTTTCCGCTGAACAAAGACGAATACAACTGTGCCTATAGCATCACGCCCGATGGCAACACGATGCTCATTAAAGGGCAGTATGTAAACGGTAATTATGAAACCCGTGGGTTTTCGCTCAGTAAAAAAACCGCTAGTGGCTGGACTCCTCCACAGAAAATAGATATTCCTGGCTATGTGAACATGAGCAAAGGGCAGTTCGACTGTGGGTTTATGTCGGCCGATGGTAAAGTGCTATTGATGGCCTTTAGTGAGAAAAAAAATAGCAAGGAAGATGATATCTATGTCAGTTTCCGGCAGAAAGATGGCTCCTGGACAAAGCCAATGGAACTGGGCCCGGAAGTGAATACCAAATTCACCGAAACAACGCCCTTTCTAGCTCCCGATGGCGCTACGCTCTATTTTTCGAGCAATCGCGAGGGCGGTCTGGGCAGTAACGATATTTACGTAACCAAGCGTGTCGACAAAACCTGGAAACACTGGACAAAACCCGTGAATCTGGGTCCCAAAGTAAACACCGATGGCTACGATGCGTATTATACGCTGGCGGCATCGGGCGATTATGCGTATCTGACTACGTTTAAAAATACAATTGGAAAAGGCGATATTGTTCGGGTAAAACTTGGCGACGAACAGCCCACCAATCAGCCTGGTAAGCTAGGCGGTGGCGAAGAGGTTGCTGGCAAAGCCGACTTGACCCGACCCGACCCGGTTGCGCTTGTGAGTGGCAAAGTAATCGATCAGAAAACAGGGAAGCCGATAGAAGCCCGAATCGTTTACCAAACCCTGCCCGATGGAGCCGAAGTAGGCGAAGCAACATCAGACCCCGTTACGGGTGAGTATAAAATTGTGTTGCCTTACGGACAGAAGTACAGCATGCGTGCTATTGCCAAAGACTTTATTGCTGAAGGAGACAACATCGACCTAACTCAAACCAAAGGGTTTCAGGAAATTAAAGGAAAAGAATTGAAACTGGCCCGTATTGAACCAGGAGCCGTCATACCACTTAACAATATCTTTTTCGATACCGGAAAGTCAGAACTCCGCCCCGAGTCGGGACCTGAACTCGACCGGCTCGTAGTGAACCTGAACGAAAATCCGAAAATGGTTATCGAAATACAGGGGCATACCGATAATACTGGTTCTAAGGAAATAAACGCCAAACTGTCGCAGGATCGGGCTGATGCAGTACGCGAATATTTTATCAGTAAAGGAATCGAACCCGACCGCATTGGCAGCAAAGGTTTTGGTGAAGCCAAACCCGTTGCCACAAACGACACCGACGAAGGTCGTCAGAAAAACCGTCGGGTAGAGTTTGTGATTGTGAAGAAGTAG